The region TTTTCGGCTTTCAAAGCACCACGTCATGTGCCTTCTTGTACTGGACCTTTTGCTTCTTGGCTACTCGTCAATGTTTTCCGAATGTAATGTTTTGGGCATTGTAACACAACATTATAAATAGAATATTAACGAAAAATAAAGAGTGGCCACTCTCTCCAAGTGCCAGGGATACAATttgaagtcaatgctgcttatgctaccagttcagctagcacactggtaaataaaaggtacaatggaacaaacccaaacacaccctcaagatggaagctccgggcttgtccttataccaatcatttgacatgtgcactcaGCAGCAatcacagaagaaatgtgcaaatataATTTAACCttatattcaagactggcatagcctttcaaTCCCGAATATGCTGCACAAATTCtatagacaatacagaacaaacacatggttgcgtCGTTGGGTATGTGACTCGAAattaaagaataatgaggctGGGGGAGTAAAGCATTAATAACTAAAAAGATACATTGCAAGATAATGAGACTGAAATCTCTATTGAGACTAGATTAACGATTCTTCGCTCTGTCCACCCAACAGGTTCCTGGACGAATCTCTTCGTTGGCTGTTAGCGACTGGGGAGATCGAAAAAGCGGAGAAAATACTGGAGAAAGCGTGTCGCATGAATGGCAAGAACTTAGAGAAAATCAAGACATTGCTCAGGATGCAGCTCATTTCGAATGAAAACCTTGCTGAGCCAAATGAACCTATTAACGCCATTGGAAAGGGAGACGAGGCAAATGAGAAGGAGATCACCGAGGAAGAATGGAATGTTGAAGTCATAAAGGAAGAACACCTGAAAGTTAGGGCCAAGAATGCAAAACAgatggttgatgatggtggtacAGACAGAGAAGTGACCACAGCTATCCAGCTAGACCCACTACTGGgcggtgctgatggtggtgatcataGTGCACGGACCATCAAGGGTACATTGAAGTTACCAAAGGAGGACGTGTCTGCAAAATATACCATGCTGGATTTGTTTACACACCGTGTTGTTTTCGTGCCATTTCTTGTCATCGTATTTGTCTGGTAAGGTATGAAGATATTATTGTCCGCTTGTATTTGTGTGTAaagtgcctgtctttctttctttctttcttcctctctctctctctctctccctctctctctctctcagtgtgtgcatgtgtgttagagagagaaagtcttgggtcttgacatatttattgattaggcctttgacccatatcaacacaGGTTAACACATCTGGAGGTTGGTATGAGAATAACACAATAATTGATATttcacatatttctgatttgaaaagctttgtaaatgaaagtggcgagacgtgtttgaacggtgttgtgtgtgtgtgtgtgtgtgtgtgtgtgtgtgtgtgtgtgttagagacacacagagagagcgagagagagagagcgcgtacgtatacacacacgcgtgtttgtgagtgtgtgtgcagagtggggCACATTGTCAAGATAAATATTAATGTTCTAATATTTATCATTCCTACTATTTTCCGTTTAAGAAAAGCTGTTCAACGTTTGTCATTAAATCAGTTTCTAAAGAACTTTCAACTTAACTCGTAGTAAAACATAGACTTTTAGGCGGAATTCATGTCaaaatgtgtttgttattttAACGCTTTTAGTATCACAGTACATCAGTACAGCGAGTCTAACGATTTTCTTTTGAAAAGTAAAATATGTAATTAGAAACAACCCTTCCAGTGCACATTGACAGTAATACAGACAAAGTATTTGGAGGCGTCAATTTCGACTCCGGATGACTTTACCctacattgttttgttgtcaatGCGTGTAAAACATCGATATACAGAGATATTTTTCTGTTCCGATTAGGATGACCAGCAATATGTATTACTACGGGGTCATGCTGGGGTCTGCCAAGCTGTCTGGGAACAGGTTCCTCAACTTCGGTCTTCTGAATCTTCAGAACATCCCGTCTACCCTTGTGGCTTTCGTCTTGATCACCAGGTTAGTCACCAACCGTGCTTACTTTCGTTTTAACTGATTAGGTTAATGACCACgtgtgcttacttttttttcttttcttttactgagTAGATTAGTCACAACATGTGATTATTTAACTTTTAGTTTACCGAGTAAGGTTAACCACTGCCCATGGTTACTTTCATTTTACTGAGTAGATTAGTCACAACATGTGATTATTTCACTTTTATTTTTACCGAGTAAGGTTAACCACTGCCCATGGTTACTTTCATTTTACTGAGTAGATTAGTCACAACATGTGATTATTTCACTTTTATTTTACCCAGTAAGGTTAATCACTGCCCATGGTTACTTTCATTTTACTGAGTAGATTAGTCACAACATGTGATTATTTCACTTTTATTTTACCCAGTAAGGTTAATCACTGCCCATGGTTACTTTCATTTTACTGAGTAGATTAGTCACCACCTGTGCTTACTTTCACTTTTATTTTACTGAGTAAGGGTAGACATTACCCGTGCTTTCTGATTTGTTCAAGTTATCTGTCAGTGGTCTCATGTGGTAATGAAGTTACACACTTGTGTATGAATGGCAGCATAGGCGTAGGCAATACAACCACATGTTAATTTCTCTTAGGAGAAATACAGTTGATATGAGATTCAAATTTGCCACTGCTATGGTCAGTTAGTTTGTGAATTATCATTTCGTGAGTTAGTTGGTTTAGTTAGTTGGTGATTTGGGTGGGACGGTTGGTTGGTTTCTACTGGATATTAATTTTCTGATTTATTTGGTCTTAAGACATTTTGATTATAATTTTATAGCTAGCATTGGAAATCAAATCATAGCTAGCGTTGGAATGTAAGATATCTTGATAAGGGAATCCTAGCCCTATGACGTAACCGATTTACTTGGTCTGAacatattttcattatcatctcaAAGCTAGCGCTGGAAAGCAAGCTTATCTTAAGGCAGTCATATCACGTTTATGTTGCTGATTTATATAGTTTAAACGCATTTCAATTATCCTTTTATAGTTAGCTTCGGTAAACAAGATATCGTATAGAAGTCAtagccttcacctctacactccatctcgctcacaacgatcggcttcggatccactctgtttacgcatacccagattcaaacactcgactgttggccgtcgttctttctctgtctctggaccttgcaattggaatgagcttcctctttcgcttcgtcaagtctccacactcagctctttaaagtctggccttaaaactcacctcttcccaaaacagcctcccttctctgcctcttgcttgtcttcagtttcttcagttttagagttatgcatgcgtgtgaatggtgtgaaagctttgatttgtctctgcacaagattcagcgctatataaataccattgttgttgttgttgttgttattattatataacaTGATAAAGAACAGCAAAAAATATTGACGTACCAAACAAACTGAGCGCGTCAACTTCCAGACAGAGTTAAAGACAATAATGTTTACAGTCTAATACTTAAGACggttacaatataaaaaaaaaaaaataaaataaataaaaaaaatcgagGAGAGATACAATAACATGACTCACAGAAGAATCCCTGCCGTTCCATTAACCATtaacctttatttatttatttatttgtttattttattttcattttttgtaacAGATTCAACCGGCGACCTCTGGCATGTGCATACGGCATTCTTGCAGGTTGTTTTCTGATCGTCTCTGTCGGACTGGTAGCACTGGGTGAGTTAGCGACATAACTGAAAGCTGTgattttctgtcggtctgtctgtagtgAGGAACTCCACCACCAGCCCCATCTCCCTCTCAAAACATGTCAGACATGATTCTTTTAAAAGGCTCAGGGAGGAATCATCAGAatgttggatgtgtgtatgtatagtgtgtgtgtgtgtgtgtgtgtgtgtgtgtgtgtgtgtgtgtgtggtcgagtGCAGAAAGGGCATTGCGTGTGCAAACGTTACTGCCTCCACTATTTCGCCCATTCATACATGCCAGATATTTTTAACTCTGGACTTCGTTGAAAGTGATATCAGTTCGATTATGACTGCAGTGAAACTATGCACAGGGGTGcaagcatgtgcatgtttgtgtctagctatgtgatgtgcgtgtgtgtgttttatcttcagtttaacgtcaatTCACTATATGTGTTTAtagacggcgtgtgtgtgtgtgtgtgtgtgtgtgtgtgtgtgtgtgtgcgtgcgtgcgtgcgtatgtatgtgcgtgtgtgtgtgtgtgtgtgtgccaattaggtggagaaagaggagagttCCACATCATGGGCACAGTAGCACAGTATGCGGGCATGTTCGCCCTGAATGGATGCTTTTGTCTGCTCTTTACCTACTCCATGGAGGTTTTCCCGACCACCCTGAGGTTTGTGCGTACCACGTGAAGTTCACGTTAATGTAGTTTACAGTCCATTCCACTTCCCGGATCCCCAAAGcacgttaacccccccccccccccccccaccccccgtgaaAAACATTGCTTTTTCATGAACAGTGCAGACTTCGCCTGTATACATTTTATACCAACCTCACATTTCACGTCATGAAAAAATCTTTTATTACCTCCTGCTGTACAGAAAGCATTTCAGAAGTGAGAGTTTTGAAACAATGTGCTGTCCTTATCCAATACTTCAAGAATTGTGTGTCCAAATCTATGAGACTGTGTTTTGTcgttatttttcaatatttttttttaaacctgtacAAGCGCCCAGTACACAAAGGAACATGCACTTACAAATCGCCCAGTAGTTTGATAAGAGGAGCAATGTATTGCCTGTTCACGTTTTTTACTGCACTGCCTTAATCTATCACGGATTTAtatggagaagaaaacaaaaccatggTGTAGTGGTTACAGCGAAGTGAACTGGTGACCTGGAGGACGAGTCCTGGcagagttggggttttttttcggccCATTCCCGCCCCTTGAGTAAACCAATTTGAAGACTGTGACCACGTCGTTGAGTACCTTCCACATCACGCATGCCTTTGGGAATGTTGCTCGGGCTTGGTGGCttttgggcctggttaacgcccgaatattttctattaaaaaaaaattaaacaaaggaAGCTCTGAGTATGACCATGTCACATAGTTCCAAACCTAAAATGAACCTCCATAAtggtatcgtcatcatcatcaacatcatgtatAATTACAGAAAAATTGTTCCATATTATGTGGCCTTTTATGCCCTCAGTTTCGATTTCCCCTTTATTTCCTTGCTTTGGGTAAGATCCAGTCAGTGTCTTCGGTGTCGGTTGATTCATGGTGGTGAGGGATGCAGAGGCGTTCACTCATTCTGGCTCCGCGATTAAGCGAATATTATCCTCAGTAGGGGGTTTAGTATGTGATGTCCTGCGTGTAATTAATAATCAttcaaaacagacacaaatcacCACTGAAGTGAGTCAGCTGAGGTACAGGGTCTAATCTGGTGTGTAAAATCCTGGACACCTgtcatcgatagttccctgtggactaaagGCTCTTGGACTGCGGcaaacgaacccgggtgtggttgtgCATGGAGGATTTGGAATGAGTGGCACTGGGGAAGTGCGaatgaaacggagcagatgattggaaggaagggggagggaggaaacgaAACGTGTTTTGGAATTGACAACAACCACGGATATAAACATTTTTTTGCGCTTCTTTATTGTCTGTATTGAAATCTGCAGACACGAGCTCTCTTCCACACAACCTGTTTCAGGGCTTGTGGTTCAGGTGCGGCAGGGACGGCCATCACTGTGTTCAACATGGGAGCCCCACTCCTGTTCCTGTGGGTAAGGGAGGTCCTTTTCCTTGATCACATTATACACGAGCTTTTGATAGCAACAAACAATACATGAATGTTACATAGGTACGGAGTTAAGGAGGAAGAAAGATacgtggatagatggatggaataGACAGATCTATGTTAATCATAGTCAAGTTTTAGGATAATTTTTATATTCAGTGCTCCATTATTTCTTATTTCGAAGGTATCCTTAAGGATGTATGGAAGGATTAGTTTCACGTAGGCACAATACATCTATCAACTTCATCTTGATTTTTTGTCTCTATATTGTCTCACCGACAAGGCCAAAATTTCAAGACTGAAAATAGCCGCAAATCTTTGCTGAACAGAAATTCTAAGATGGGGTCTGGGAGGATTTGTACATTCATATCCAGTGTGATGATACAATTATATATCTTATAATTAATCTTATAGTTGCAATCAAAAGTTCTCACTTAAGTCAGGCATCAAGAATTCCATGGAAGCTACGTTCATGTACAGATTGCGACATCGAAAATCAttgatgatgaatttcatttAGAATTCATCAATGATTTTCGATGTGAGAGATGAGTTGATCCCAAAAGAATTTTTTACGAAGTCCATGTTTTATCTGATCGAATTGTTGTCTTGCACTAAAACAAAATTTACTAGTTCTCCATACACTTTGCTTGTCTGAAGGTTTTTTTTATTGagtgttcgtgtttttgtttcttctacaTTCGTCTATGCTTGAATGATGGCTCATTAAGATATATACTGACAAATGTATGTCTGAGGTATTGCATTATTGTACATAAAAATTATTGTTATCCCACAAAAGCCGAtttattccaacacacacacacacacacacacacacacacacacacacacacacacacacacacacacacatatatatatatatatatatatatatatatatatgtgtgtgtgtgtgtgtgtgtgtgtgtgtgtgtgtgtttgtgttatatatatatatatatatatatatatatatatatatatatatatatatatatgtgtgtgtgtgtgtgtgtgtgtgtgtgtgcgtgcgtgtgtgttatgtatatatatatatatatatatatatatatatatgtgtgtgtgtgtgtgtgtgtgtgtgtgtgtgtgtgtgtgtgtgtgtgctcaggctGAAGAGACCCCCTGGGCCCCAGGAGTGATGGTGGGATGTCTGTGCTGCCTTGCCAGTGTCTCCATCTGGATTCTACCGGAAACACGTCACAGGAAGTTGCCAGATACCATGGAAGAAATGAAGGCGTGGAAAAACGAGGTGCCTAATATTCAAGAAAGGATGACTGCAGTCATGAGCAGCCCATCTCCCAACATCTAACTATAAGACATCTAGGTACACAACATAGCTGGTGTAACGGGACAGTTTTACTTCTCGAGAGTTAATCTCGGTTTTGACCAGTTCAGGCGAAGGTGTGTGCTTGCGCTCCATTCGTTTTGCTTGATTTTGTATTATGCATAATATTTTTGTCATTTATCTGGAGTGTTTTTGTATTCCTCTGGTGGTAAGCTAGTGGTGAATGGCCCATGCCAGAGGCATTTTCTGGGTTTCGTTTAATAACAGAACTTCGTACTCACGTTTTGTTTTCCGTTTTCAGTATTTAATGTATTTTCAACGTTTGTTTTGTGACGGTGTTTTCAGTCTGGAAATGGCCCTGAGCGGTCGGCTGAGCTCTGAGCCAAAGGTAAATGCAttagggagacagaaagaataagcgacagaaagaaaagaggcaGAGAGGAAAGATGCAGAGAAAGGCTGAAAACGAAAAGAATGATAGAAAATAGGGCGTTTCTGGCACAAAATTCCAGGAAGACGGGGATATTGTTTATAACTAAAAGGAGTTAGTGGTGAATGGTCCATGCCAGAGGCATTTTCTGGGTTTCGTTCGATAACAAAACTTTGTACTCAAGTTTTGTTTCCCATTTTTAATGCTTAATGTATTTTCCACATTTGACATATTTCCAGGTGCTTTGTTTTGTGACAGTGTTTTCAGCCAGGGTATGGCCCTGAGGGGTCGGCTGATCTCTGAGCCAAAGGTGAATACATCATGAGGCAGAAAGAAGGAAGCGACAGAGAGGAAAGATGCAGAGAAAGGCTGAAAACGAAAAGATTATAGAAAAGAGGGAGATTATGGCACAGAATTCCGGGAAGACAGGGATATTGGTTATTACTAAAAGACACCCTAGAGCGAACATTGAGTTTACAATGGATTCACTTGTGTCATCATACAACAAGCAGTAGATGTCTTAGTTATCTGTGATATACTTGCAAGGTCTCAGAACTCTGCCGTTCAGAACATATGATTCTCTTGAGgacacataagaccgtatggctgtgtctggagtggcactgtcttcatctgtctgcgggcaggggcggtttggtctgtggggtgtgctcagcagctggaaggtggtgtcttttgccggtgggctctgcagtcacgAAATACTGCCTGGTACACCCATGCGGATACtccttttaaggctgtcgcgagttgcatcctgtggtctcttttgcctctgttcgggagcagttatgtcctttGAAATCTTAATGGattgtcctgtgcgtgcctgcacacatcgtgaacacagcgcatgtctccaagggtggtgcaggattgttccaagggcgggtggagacagtgcttctctgggtcctccccagcacctgcgggtgtttctctttctttcctgtgtTCCTTGACTTGTTGAGCACCGTGTGGGTCTGACCTGACTGTTCGATGTACAGATGGAGTGTGCCAAGGCGGGTGATTACGTGTGACTCCATGTTTTCTGTAGGTTCTGTCAAGGTGGTTCTGCCCCACAGCTGCGATATTGGCATGGCTGAGACTGTGGTGGGGGCTATTGAAATGTGATTGATACGCCATGATGTCATTATAGTTCAGCATTACTGATCGTAAATGTTCCAGTTTTGCCCACTTATAATTTGCGACACATTGTGCAGGCCAGGATGTTCACTATATTGATTTCGACAAATATTTTGGCAAACCATATAACATTATGTTAAACAgaagtggggaaattatagaaccttgcggaatacccatgttaattgatcttgaagacgacaatgattgcccaactttagtgctgatgcttctttctgtcaaaagagattttatatacTGTATACATTGCCACATAACCCAATATTCTGTACCTTAAACAGTAgtctggcatgccaaatgcggtcataagctttttgtacatcaaagaacgtggccaaaacactctttctctttgaaaacttgttttatgtttgttgttagttttactaggtgatctaaagtagatctgccctttctgaatccggCCTGTGCAATTTTCGATCATCATTTACGATTATGTGAAAAGAATATAGCTTGAATTAGTTGTCTGAACTTTGCAGCGAGTACACCTTGCatgagcgcgtacacacacacacacgcgcgcgcgcgcgcgcacaaacacacacacacgcacgcacgcacacacacacacacacacacacacacacacacacacacacacacagaactcgagAAAGAATGAGATCCGCCTCACATTCAGTTcggttatatttctctttttgttctaTTTTGTGTTTCGTTTATTGCAGCTTTTTATGTGCTGGTATTCTTTCCTTTGCCTGTTTGTGGCTGGCGGAGAGATTgatgtgtatgtttatttgtagTTCACCGTCGTTTTACCTTGTGCTGCAAAAGCAATGTGACTTGAAATTCGTCAGTTATTTTTGTTGTGCAGTGcctagagaaaaaaagagaagaatatacAACATTTGAATGTGTGTTCACTGCATCCTCTTTATGAGGGGCACTAGCCTTCATTGAGTAGAATTAAAATGCCCGTgtcaaaagagaaataaaaagacaaacacgaacaaacaagcaaacaataaataagtaaatgaataaataaacggttCCCAACTCATACTACTTCTGGCTAAGAAAACTTGGTACCCATTGCCTAAGTCAACCTAGTATACTTGGTACCCATAACCAAAGTCAACCTAGTATACAACGAAATATATCACTTCAGAACCTAGATTAAGATTTCTGTACTCGAAAATACTACACAATATTTACTCTACCAATGCCCATTAAAGGAATGAACATGGCAGAAAACAACAAACTTTCCGATTGCAAAGATACTGTGGATGGTATTAAATGCACTTAAAGACAGTCCGGTGGCTGGAAGAATATTGACCAAAAATTTCCACAGCAACAGAAAGTAGCGTCCACTTGTGTCCACTTGAAACTATCAGCATCAGACATATTGCTTGGGATTATTGAAATTTCATCTCATCTAAAAGGAAATTACGCGTACTTTCATATCATGACATCGGCTTTTGGTTGATTTCATGGTAGTGTTGCCTTCTGGTGAAGGGAAGAATTTTGGTATGACTTGGCTATGTTACTGTTGTTTGATCTTAACTAAATTCGTGGAGAAAGACGAGTGGTGCACGCGCTTTCAGGTACTGAAGTGGATGTTTGTTCACGTGTTAATGTATTGGAAAGTGCACCGAAATTTATTGTTGTACCACTCTTGGCGCACGGAGGTACAGGTCACAAAGGTCACCTTGAGGTTTTAAGTGTTTTGAAGCACTTGACATTCTCAGAGATGTTAGGGCTGTTAAGCTACAGGAAAGCTGATCTGATTTAAGTAGTATtgaggtggtggttttttttgttgtttttttgttttttttttttgtttgtttgtttgtttgttttttggtttttgtttgttttttggattgatatggatacttatattgcgcctatcctcggtcggagaccaagctctaagcgcttcacaaacacggggtcatttacacaacagactgcctacctgggtagagccggctgacggctaccactgggcgctcgtcattcgtttcctgtgtcattcaatcagatttcaggcacgcacacatacacgctcagacaaacatgtaaaatttaacattttacgtgtatgaccgtttgtttatttacctcgccatgaaggcaaccatactccgttttcgggggtgtgtatgctagGTATGTTCAGAGTTCAGTGTTCTCCTCCAGTTTGATAACATTGAATTCGTTGCAATAATTTCTTTGGAATGTTACAAATTCGAAATTTTCttctcaatttaaaaaaaaatcttattttcaaGAACActgattattttgtatttgtatttctttttatcacaacagatttctctgtgtgaaattcgggctgctctccccagggagagcgtgtcgctacactacagtgccacccatttttttggtattttttcttcgtgcagttttatttgttttccctatcgaagtggatttttctacagaattttgccaggaaaaatccttttgttcttttgttgccgtgggttcttttacgtgcgctaagtgcatgctgcacacgggacctcgatttatcgtctcatccgaatgtctagcgcccagaccaccactcaaggtctagtcgagggggagaaaatatcggcggctgagccgtgattcgaaccagcgcgatcagattctctcgcttcctaggcagacgcgttacctctaggccatcactccacgattaGGTAAGACTTCAGCGAGGTGAGAGTACAagtaagtactttttttttctattttctctgCCAGTTAAGTAATGCTGGGTTTTAGGATGTTACGGGATTCTCAGTACCTGTTTTGGGACCAACTTATTCGATCTGAACAGTTGTGAACATCAACATTGTTTTCGATGAGTTGTGAAATATTGAGGGAGAATCATTATTTCGACTTGTTGTGTAAGAGTGAAGTCAGATTGTGAGGGTTGTGTGCGAGTTTACAAGTGTGAGCTTTGGGTAAATAAAATCAGCATTCTGACAATTAACAATATAATTTTAGTGGGTAAATGTGCTTCAGTATCTGTAAAATGACAGAATCCGGCTTTACCCTACAGCCTATTTTTgaacgagattttttttttaatcggcaaATAACGATAAATGAGCGAGTGAgaagtgagaaacagacaaactgcTCAGAGACAAAAAACACAAGGGAGCAAgaaataacgaacacacacacacacacacacaaacacacacacacacacacacacacacacacacacacaaaatcacctcCCCACGAACACTTAAGTATTGCAAAGAAGTTGTCATTTAATGTAGGAACGAACAGTCCCAGAATCGTGTATGATTAGAACAGACAAAGAGGACAAAAACAAGCACGTGCAGATGTAGGAGTTTTTGTCCTGTTTCAAATCTAAAATTCATGAATGGCAAAATATTAAAGAATTaataaatcatcacacacacacatacacatgtgcgcgcacacagacacacatgcacatgtgcgcgtacacacactgacacacacacacacacacacacacacacacacacacacacatcttgataGGCAACTAATGCAGCAACATTGTCGGTAAGATAATCCATGGCTATTGCAACAAAGCGTGTCCTTAAACAACAAATATTATAATGACTTTCTGCTGAAAAGGCGCAACAGCCAATTCGTAAATGTGTTGCTCTTCCAATCTGATGTCCTGGGTTCGAACTCCAGttgcggcgcctggtgggttaaaaggGTGGAGAGTGTTCTCCCATGTCAACAGAATTGCAGACATGCACGTGCCTGAACTTTGTTCGTGTGCATACTCATGCAGAAGATCCAATATACACGTTAACGATCCCATGCATGTCAACATTCTGTGAGTTTGTAAACATGagaatacccagcatgtacatccaaagaaacggaatatggctgcgtaGATGGCTGGGcaaaaaaacagccatacacatgaAAACCCCACTTGTATAATTATGGGAGTTGCACAGCATCAACGAAGTAGAAGACTGTTTTAGATTACAGAATACATAACTCTTTATAATCACGAATGAaagttcatttgtggtgtaaaaacaacaacaacaacaaaaaaaaaaaaaaaaccaaaaaacaaaacataaacaatgcTCAAGGATCAGAGTCATTCAACAGAAATACATAatagacataaaatgtttaaacGCTAAGTTTAAATAAACCACATATACAAGAGtcacagtcattcacatgcaataaccttttctaaatccagtggggt is a window of Babylonia areolata isolate BAREFJ2019XMU chromosome 22, ASM4173473v1, whole genome shotgun sequence DNA encoding:
- the LOC143297430 gene encoding solute carrier family 22 member 6-like isoform X1, producing MSSSQRRPSSGEKKHVDLDPILEQLGNRGPYQIVQQGLTILASFLFAIPLMDIVFLGYKPPYLCNQVDNVTQLENSLPDDVTNFTIHDIQYGECSINVIVNTSGTSSTHSLPCVAGVNFSMPSHTSFVTEWALVCDKASMAELTQTGFFGGQAVSSLVFSILADRYGRKKVYVVCSLGLMITNVVMALVPGDYYFYLVCKITVGFLSVGMVHSAYTSFMELSPQKWRMMVSLMDSVLYSSGCLFMAGVAFCMQGVSWRYLSLAFNFGFAFTLALPWFLDESLRWLLATGEIEKAEKILEKACRMNGKNLEKIKTLLRMQLISNENLAEPNEPINAIGKGDEANEKEITEEEWNVEVIKEEHLKVRAKNAKQMVDDGGTDREVTTAIQLDPLLGGADGGDHSARTIKGTLKLPKEDVSAKYTMLDLFTHRVVFVPFLVIVFVWMTSNMYYYGVMLGSAKLSGNRFLNFGLLNLQNIPSTLVAFVLITRFNRRPLACAYGILAGCFLIVSVGLVALGGERGEFHIMGTVAQYAGMFALNGCFCLLFTYSMEVFPTTLRACGSGAAGTAITVFNMGAPLLFLWAEETPWAPGVMVGCLCCLASVSIWILPETRHRKLPDTMEEMKAWKNEVPNIQERMTAVMSSPSPNI